A stretch of Paenibacillus sp. URB8-2 DNA encodes these proteins:
- a CDS encoding WIAG-tail domain, whose protein sequence is MSRSRKKLPVKAKKRLYFVDNPNIKELSVLEDGRKQSGKVDTESGEKAKALTFKTDAEWEREAMTLHSSAAAEPVEVINEQEETVFGTVPETAPETKLEEAPEVKLEEAPEVKPEIEPFAVKLEKEKRQVYTDDLSDGAVTGPKIAPRSIDGSKLKPGIIGAPWLQDYAVQSIHIADKAITSVKIAPESVSGVHLAEGSVSGGKLLDHSIGGEKLKEGSIGPEKLADRLIDASKIAERSIESRHLSECVITTELLEEGAVTGDKIQSGSIGIRHLANGLIDRSKLADGSVSGDIIEDGSITGAKIEEGAIWAHHLGEGIVGAKHLAPGAIGREQLTGRVIGGEQLQLGSIVSSHLAEGAVGARELGEESVQSSHLAPDSVSGGHIASGAVTGSHLADRSITYAKLAEGAIGTAQLVEQAVTSSKIADQSIIGHKLADEAVGTRHIAKSAVRGSQLAPQAVGPAHIQPEAVGEEQLRAGTIGASHLKDDSVHSRHLAAGAVTGGELAGEAVGTGHMRAQSVTAAKLADGSVVASKLAPGAIGNYAIAPGAVSGEHIALCAVEEKHFADSSVSARVLQDAAVDGEHLAAGAVDSRHLRKNSVAPVAIQPGSVSGEKLAAGAVKDIHIAAEAVQPHHLADHAVTSLKLSPESVTSDKLSDLAVTSAKLADGSVTSAKLAEAAVEPEHLAKGAVGKEAIAPGSIYSEHLSPGIIGGEHIRSLSVGVSHLLPGSVSFVQLQDGSVTASKLGTGAVRSDHLAAESVTGEHLADASVESRHIAAGGITLEHLAAEVRSQELLPDGSIGGSKLALKSIGSDRLANGAVGGAELQDEAVDGSKIAPLSIQSRHLEEESVQSQHLAAEAVQPHHLGDHAVTSLKLSPESVTSDKLSDLAVTSTKLADGSITSAKLAASAIQSKHLAAGSVGKEAIAAGSLRSEHLSPDVISGEHIRSQSVGVSHLQPDSVSWVQLQDGSVTSGKLGAGAVRPEHLARESITGEQLAEGAVQGRHIEVGEITLRHLAEEVRSSELLPDGSINGSKIAPNSIGNGLLEAGAVGGAELQDEAVDGSKIAPFSIQSRHLEEESVQSYHLAPTSVGSQHLEPSSVQPGHLAAGAVESRHITAGGVTLEHLSAEVRSSELLPDNSITGSKLATRSISGDRLEGGAVGRAELQDEVVDGSKIASHSIQSRHLEEESVQSTHLAAEAVQPHHLADHSVTSLKLAPGGVTSDKLGDLAVTSAKLRDGSVTSAKLAEAAVQSKHLAAGAVGKEAIAAGALQPEHLSPGVIGGEHIRSQSVGSGHLLPDSVASIQLQDGSVTAGKLGEGAVGSGHLAEESVTGEHLADGSVESRHIAEGAITLEHLAVEVRSSDLLPDGSITGSKLAPKSIGSGLLAEGAVGGAELKDEAVDGSKIAPFSIQSRHLEEESVQSYHLAHSSVGSEHLEASAVQSEHLTDGSVESRHIASGEIKLEHLAAEVRSSDLLLEGSITGSKIALKSIGSDQLAEGAVGGAELQDEAVDGSKIAPFSIHSRHLEESSVQSHHLAADTVQPHHLADHAVTSLKLSPESVTSDKLGDLAVTSTKLADGSVTAAKLAVSAVESEHLAVGSVGKEAIAPGALQTEHLSPDIVGGEHIRSQSIGSGHLQPDSVSSVQLQDGSVTAGKLGERAVRSANLAAESVTGEHLANGSVESNHIIPGGVKLLHLSAEVRSPELLPDGSIGGSKLAPKSIGSDRLAEGAVGGAELQDEAVDGSKIADFSIQSRHLEEESVQSYHLAADAVQLHHLADYSVTTLKLSPESVTSDKLGGSAVTAGKLADGSVQSAKLAASAVQSEHLADASVEGRHIAAGEITLQHLSAEVRSQELLPDSSIGGGKLAPKSIGSDRLAEGAVGRAELQDEAVDGSKIAGFSIQSRHLEEESVQSYHLASSSIYGEHLAALAIQSEHLADGSVEGRHIAAGEITLQHLSEEVRSPELLPDGSIGGSKLAPKSIGSDLLTEGAVGGAELQEEAVDGSKIAPFSIQSRHLEEESVHSQHLAPSSVGGEQLMREAVSPEHLTFNPVQSAGNRSTLQQFGMSAFLFAAGSDTVDVTVTFDEPFGHTGYVIVAMTNQPFFYVSLKSRGSADAILQVVRLRDTQQFYGVISWIAIGAPAAKPAPEDRLFD, encoded by the coding sequence GTGAGCAGATCCAGAAAGAAGCTGCCGGTTAAGGCGAAGAAACGGCTTTATTTTGTGGATAACCCCAACATCAAGGAATTGAGTGTATTGGAAGACGGGCGAAAGCAGTCAGGGAAGGTCGATACGGAAAGTGGTGAAAAAGCGAAAGCTCTGACTTTCAAGACGGATGCCGAATGGGAGAGAGAGGCGATGACGCTGCATTCCTCGGCTGCCGCAGAGCCTGTGGAGGTCATTAACGAGCAGGAGGAGACGGTTTTCGGGACCGTTCCGGAGACAGCTCCCGAGACCAAATTGGAGGAGGCTCCCGAGGTCAAACTGGAGGAGGCTCCCGAGGTCAAGCCGGAGATCGAGCCTTTTGCCGTGAAGCTGGAGAAGGAGAAGCGGCAAGTGTATACCGACGACCTGTCGGACGGAGCGGTAACCGGACCGAAAATCGCTCCGCGCAGCATCGACGGTTCGAAGCTGAAGCCCGGCATCATTGGCGCTCCGTGGCTCCAGGACTATGCAGTCCAGTCCATCCATATCGCGGACAAGGCGATTACTTCGGTCAAGATCGCGCCGGAATCCGTGTCCGGCGTGCATCTGGCCGAGGGCAGCGTGTCCGGCGGCAAGCTGCTCGACCACTCCATCGGCGGCGAGAAGCTGAAGGAGGGCAGCATCGGCCCCGAGAAGCTGGCCGACCGGCTGATCGATGCCAGCAAGATCGCCGAGCGGTCGATTGAAAGCCGCCATTTAAGCGAGTGCGTCATCACCACAGAGCTTCTGGAGGAAGGTGCCGTCACCGGAGACAAAATCCAGAGCGGTTCGATTGGCATCCGGCATCTTGCGAACGGCCTGATTGACCGTTCCAAGCTGGCCGACGGCTCCGTCAGCGGAGATATCATCGAAGATGGTTCAATCACCGGAGCGAAGATCGAGGAAGGAGCTATTTGGGCCCATCATCTGGGAGAGGGTATTGTCGGAGCGAAGCATCTTGCGCCGGGAGCCATCGGCCGGGAGCAGCTCACAGGCCGGGTGATCGGCGGCGAACAGCTTCAGCTCGGCAGCATCGTCAGCAGCCATCTGGCTGAAGGTGCAGTCGGCGCGAGAGAGCTTGGCGAAGAGTCTGTACAGAGTTCTCATCTTGCGCCTGACAGCGTCTCCGGCGGGCACATCGCCAGCGGAGCCGTTACGGGCAGCCATCTTGCGGACCGGAGCATAACGTACGCCAAGCTGGCTGAAGGCGCGATCGGTACGGCGCAGCTTGTGGAGCAGGCCGTCACTTCATCCAAGATTGCCGATCAGAGTATAATCGGGCACAAGCTGGCCGATGAGGCCGTAGGAACCCGGCATATCGCCAAATCGGCCGTGCGCGGTTCGCAGCTTGCGCCTCAGGCCGTGGGCCCCGCCCATATTCAGCCCGAAGCGGTGGGAGAAGAACAGCTTCGGGCCGGTACGATAGGGGCGTCGCATCTCAAGGATGATTCGGTACATTCCCGGCATCTGGCGGCCGGAGCCGTTACAGGCGGAGAGCTCGCCGGGGAAGCGGTGGGCACGGGGCATATGCGCGCCCAGAGCGTGACCGCCGCCAAGCTCGCGGACGGCAGCGTGGTTGCAAGCAAGCTGGCTCCTGGCGCGATTGGAAACTATGCTATCGCGCCAGGAGCGGTTAGCGGCGAGCATATTGCGTTATGCGCGGTGGAAGAGAAGCATTTTGCCGATTCCAGCGTCAGCGCCCGCGTGCTCCAGGACGCTGCCGTGGATGGCGAGCATTTGGCCGCTGGAGCGGTAGACAGCCGGCATTTGCGGAAGAACAGCGTAGCGCCGGTTGCCATTCAGCCGGGATCGGTGTCGGGGGAAAAGCTGGCGGCAGGTGCGGTAAAAGATATCCACATTGCCGCCGAAGCGGTCCAGCCCCATCATCTGGCGGACCATGCGGTCACCTCGCTCAAGCTGTCGCCTGAAAGCGTAACGAGCGACAAGCTCAGCGACCTCGCGGTTACTTCCGCCAAGCTCGCGGACGGCAGCGTTACTTCCGCCAAGCTGGCCGAAGCCGCCGTTGAACCCGAGCATCTGGCGAAAGGCGCGGTAGGTAAGGAAGCGATCGCCCCTGGCTCGATTTACTCGGAGCATTTGTCCCCCGGCATTATCGGCGGCGAGCATATCCGCTCCCTGTCTGTCGGAGTCAGCCATCTTCTTCCGGGCTCGGTCTCGTTCGTCCAGCTTCAGGACGGCAGCGTCACGGCCAGCAAACTTGGTACAGGAGCTGTGCGCTCAGACCATTTGGCTGCGGAATCTGTCACCGGAGAGCATCTGGCGGACGCCTCTGTGGAAAGCCGCCATATTGCGGCGGGCGGAATTACACTTGAGCATCTGGCTGCGGAAGTGCGCTCGCAGGAGCTGCTGCCCGACGGCTCGATTGGTGGAAGCAAGCTTGCGCTGAAGAGCATCGGCAGCGACAGACTGGCGAATGGGGCGGTAGGCGGAGCGGAGCTTCAGGACGAAGCGGTGGACGGCTCGAAGATCGCCCCCCTATCCATCCAGTCCCGCCACCTGGAAGAAGAGAGCGTGCAGAGCCAGCATCTTGCCGCGGAAGCCGTCCAGCCCCATCACTTGGGGGACCATGCGGTCACCTCGCTCAAGCTGTCGCCAGAAAGCGTGACGAGCGACAAGCTTAGCGACCTCGCGGTAACTTCCACCAAGCTCGCGGACGGCAGCATCACTTCCGCCAAGCTGGCCGCATCCGCCATTCAGTCGAAGCATCTGGCGGCGGGCTCGGTAGGGAAAGAAGCAATCGCGGCAGGCTCGCTTCGCTCGGAGCATTTGTCCCCCGACGTGATCAGCGGGGAACATATCCGCTCTCAGTCTGTCGGAGTGAGCCATCTCCAGCCGGATTCGGTCTCTTGGGTCCAGCTTCAGGACGGCAGCGTCACCTCCGGCAAGCTTGGAGCAGGAGCTGTCCGCCCGGAGCATTTGGCCCGAGAATCCATCACAGGCGAACAGCTGGCCGAAGGCGCAGTACAAGGCCGCCATATTGAAGTAGGCGAAATCACGCTCCGGCATCTGGCTGAGGAGGTACGATCCTCGGAGCTGCTGCCCGACGGCTCGATTAACGGAAGCAAGATTGCGCCGAACAGCATCGGCAACGGCCTGCTGGAGGCAGGCGCGGTAGGCGGAGCGGAGCTTCAGGACGAAGCGGTTGACGGATCGAAGATTGCTCCGTTCTCGATCCAGTCCCGCCATCTGGAGGAAGAGAGCGTACAGAGCTATCACCTGGCCCCCACTTCTGTCGGCAGCCAGCATCTGGAGCCATCGTCCGTTCAGCCGGGGCATCTGGCGGCAGGCGCGGTCGAAAGCCGTCATATTACGGCGGGCGGGGTGACGCTGGAACATTTGTCGGCCGAGGTGCGCTCCTCGGAGTTATTGCCTGACAACTCCATCACCGGAAGTAAGCTTGCGACGAGAAGCATTAGTGGTGACAGGCTGGAGGGAGGAGCGGTAGGCAGAGCGGAGCTTCAGGACGAAGTGGTGGACGGCTCAAAGATCGCCTCCCACTCCATCCAGTCCCGTCATCTGGAGGAAGAGAGCGTACAGAGCACCCATCTGGCAGCCGAAGCGGTTCAGCCCCACCATCTGGCTGATCATTCGGTCACCTCGCTCAAGCTGGCGCCGGGGGGCGTGACAAGCGACAAGCTCGGCGATCTCGCGGTAACTTCCGCCAAGCTTCGGGACGGCAGCGTAACTTCCGCCAAGCTGGCCGAAGCGGCTGTTCAATCGAAGCATCTGGCGGCGGGAGCGGTAGGGAAGGAAGCGATCGCGGCGGGAGCGCTCCAGCCGGAGCATCTGTCCCCCGGCGTGATCGGCGGCGAGCATATCCGCTCCCAGTCCGTCGGCTCCGGACATCTTCTGCCGGACTCTGTCGCTTCCATCCAGCTTCAGGACGGAAGCGTTACCGCCGGCAAGCTCGGGGAAGGGGCCGTCGGTTCCGGGCATTTAGCCGAGGAATCCGTTACCGGAGAGCATCTGGCGGACGGCTCGGTGGAAAGCCGACATATTGCGGAGGGCGCAATTACACTGGAGCATCTGGCAGTGGAGGTTCGCTCTTCGGACCTGCTGCCCGACGGCTCGATTACCGGAAGCAAGCTGGCGCCGAAGAGCATCGGCAGTGGCCTGCTGGCGGAAGGCGCCGTAGGGGGAGCAGAGCTTAAGGATGAAGCGGTGGACGGCTCGAAGATCGCTCCGTTCTCCATCCAGTCCCGCCATCTGGAAGAAGAGAGCGTACAGAGCTACCATCTGGCTCACTCTTCCGTTGGCAGCGAACATTTGGAGGCATCGGCCGTTCAATCGGAACACCTGACGGATGGCTCGGTGGAAAGCCGCCATATTGCATCGGGCGAAATTAAACTGGAGCATCTGGCGGCGGAAGTACGCTCTTCGGACCTGCTGCTCGAAGGTTCGATTACCGGAAGCAAGATTGCGCTGAAGAGCATCGGCAGCGACCAGTTGGCGGAAGGGGCGGTAGGGGGAGCGGAGCTTCAAGACGAAGCGGTGGATGGCTCGAAGATCGCCCCCTTCTCCATCCACTCCCGCCATCTGGAGGAGTCGAGTGTGCAGAGTCACCATCTTGCCGCTGATACGGTTCAGCCTCATCATCTCGCGGATCATGCGGTTACCTCCCTCAAGCTGTCGCCCGAGAGCGTGACGAGCGATAAGCTTGGAGATTTGGCGGTAACGTCCACTAAGCTCGCGGATGGCAGTGTCACTGCCGCCAAGCTGGCCGTATCGGCTGTCGAGTCGGAGCATCTGGCGGTCGGCTCAGTAGGGAAGGAGGCCATCGCGCCGGGTGCGCTTCAGACGGAGCATTTGTCCCCGGACATTGTTGGCGGCGAGCATATCCGCTCCCAGTCCATCGGCTCGGGTCATCTCCAGCCGGACTCGGTCTCGTCCGTCCAGCTTCAGGACGGCAGCGTCACCGCCGGCAAACTCGGGGAAAGAGCCGTCCGCTCCGCGAATTTGGCTGCGGAATCCGTCACGGGAGAACATCTGGCGAATGGTTCTGTTGAGAGTAACCATATTATTCCCGGAGGCGTGAAACTGCTGCATCTTTCAGCCGAAGTGCGCTCCCCGGAGCTGCTGCCCGACGGCTCGATTGGCGGAAGCAAGCTGGCGCCGAAGAGCATCGGCAGCGACCGGCTGGCAGAAGGTGCAGTCGGCGGAGCGGAGCTGCAGGACGAAGCGGTGGACGGCTCGAAGATCGCCGACTTCTCCATCCAATCCCGCCATCTGGAGGAAGAGAGCGTGCAGAGCTACCATCTTGCCGCCGACGCGGTCCAGCTTCATCATCTGGCGGATTATTCGGTTACCACGCTCAAGCTGTCGCCCGAGAGCGTAACAAGCGACAAACTGGGCGGCAGCGCAGTAACGGCCGGCAAGCTCGCCGACGGCAGCGTCCAGTCCGCCAAGCTGGCGGCATCGGCTGTTCAATCGGAGCATCTCGCGGACGCCTCGGTGGAAGGCCGCCATATTGCGGCGGGCGAGATTACGCTTCAGCATCTTTCAGCCGAAGTGCGCTCCCAGGAGCTTCTGCCCGACAGCTCGATTGGCGGAGGCAAGCTGGCGCCGAAGAGCATCGGCAGCGACCGGCTGGCCGAAGGCGCGGTAGGGAGAGCGGAGCTGCAGGACGAAGCGGTGGACGGTTCGAAGATCGCCGGCTTCTCCATCCAATCCCGTCATCTGGAGGAAGAAAGCGTGCAGAGCTATCATCTTGCTTCCTCTTCCATCTATGGCGAACACTTGGCGGCATTGGCCATTCAATCGGAGCATCTAGCGGATGGCTCGGTGGAAGGCCGTCATATCGCGGCGGGCGAGATTACGCTCCAGCATCTGTCCGAGGAAGTGCGCTCTCCGGAACTGCTGCCCGACGGCTCGATTGGCGGAAGCAAGCTTGCGCCGAAGAGCATTGGCAGCGATCTGCTGACAGAAGGCGCGGTTGGCGGAGCGGAGCTTCAGGAAGAAGCGGTGGACGGTTCGAAGATCGCTCCGTTCTCCATTCAGTCCCGCCATCTGGAGGAAGAGAGCGTGCATAGCCAGCATCTTGCTCCATCCTCCGTCGGGGGAGAACAACTAATGCGGGAAGCGGTGAGCCCCGAGCATCTGACCTTCAATCCGGTGCAGAGCGCAGGAAACCGGTCGACGCTTCAGCAGTTCGGAATGTCGGCGTTCTTGTTCGCCGCGGGCTCGGACACCGTTGATGTGACAGTGACCTTTGATGAGCCGTTCGGCCACACAGGCTATGTAATAGTTGCCATGACCAACCAGCCCTTCTTCTATGTTTCATTAAAAAGCAGGGGCAGCGCGGATGCCATACTTCAGGTTGTTCGTCTGCGCGATACACAGCAATTCTATGGCGTCATTTCCTGGATCGCTATCGGCGCCCCTGCGGCGAAGCCCGCTCCAGAGGACCGGTTATTCGATTAA
- the asd gene encoding archaetidylserine decarboxylase (Phosphatidylserine decarboxylase is synthesized as a single chain precursor. Generation of the pyruvoyl active site from a Ser is coupled to cleavage of a Gly-Ser bond between the larger (beta) and smaller (alpha chains). It is an integral membrane protein.), with product MVKRLLRLMTELSSHRWISRIMGAFSHSRISRLLIPAFIRTYHIPASQAEKDPSEYATLNEFFSRRLKPGMRSITEETDAVASPVDAMITAMGNISSGTILNVKGQDYKLEELLNHSPHQELYKKGFFFVLYLSPTDYHRIHSPVTGKMAESDYIRGRCYPVNEFGMRHMKGVLCRNERVITYIAHRAGEIAVVKVGAMNVSSIRYSDESKRAWEIGEDLAYFEFGSTVVLLAENGIFTPRPGLEPGMKVKMGELLGFLRPSG from the coding sequence ATGGTTAAACGACTGCTGCGGCTGATGACCGAGCTGTCCTCGCATAGATGGATTTCCCGTATAATGGGCGCTTTTTCCCACAGCAGGATCAGCCGCTTGCTTATCCCGGCATTTATCCGGACCTATCATATTCCCGCTTCGCAGGCGGAAAAAGATCCCAGCGAATACGCCACGCTCAACGAGTTCTTCAGCCGGAGGCTGAAACCGGGCATGCGCTCCATCACGGAAGAGACGGACGCTGTGGCAAGCCCCGTTGATGCGATGATTACGGCGATGGGAAACATATCTTCCGGAACGATTTTGAATGTAAAAGGGCAGGATTATAAACTGGAGGAGCTGCTCAACCACTCTCCTCACCAAGAGCTTTACAAGAAAGGCTTTTTTTTCGTGCTGTATTTAAGTCCGACCGACTATCACCGCATTCATTCCCCGGTTACCGGAAAAATGGCGGAGAGCGACTATATCCGCGGGCGCTGCTATCCCGTCAATGAATTCGGCATGAGGCATATGAAAGGCGTGCTGTGCCGCAACGAGCGGGTGATTACTTATATTGCCCACAGAGCCGGCGAAATTGCGGTGGTCAAGGTTGGCGCAATGAACGTCAGCAGCATCCGCTATTCCGACGAGAGCAAGAGAGCGTGGGAAATCGGCGAGGACCTCGCTTACTTCGAGTTCGGCTCGACGGTGGTCCTGCTGGCCGAGAACGGCATTTTCACCCCCCGCCCGGGACTTGAGCCCGGCATGAAAGTAAAAATGGGCGAACTGCTCGGATTTTTGCGGCCGTCCGGATAG
- a CDS encoding YheC/YheD family protein, with product MEQRLVGILLNAAAHRGIPRGKTGWESLACYEEAAAAYGLTPCYLKLSDINPGSGYSIAYIKDPRGYKRMAVPIPKAIHNRAIYPPGNAGTERLAACGVKVFNRCSRYGKDEIHRLLELDSGLRQHLPDTDAGNGGLKRMMERHSDLILKPRRGSVGKGVMRLRREDKESWALDYLHNGQMITADIDPYRLPFALLDRIDAESYLIQERIPLAEAGGRPFDLRVTVQRGWGGEWAVTGLFAKLAPIGGFVSNIARGGEAAEAAYALEQAFPGRAAAHYRMSAAGLALAVAHCLERSLPGLADIGLDIALTRDGQLYFIECNGRDQRYGFYKAGLPEIWKESYRRPMGYARYLLDGGGMQ from the coding sequence ATGGAGCAACGACTCGTCGGTATACTGCTGAATGCCGCTGCGCACCGGGGCATTCCCCGGGGCAAGACGGGATGGGAGTCCCTTGCTTGCTATGAGGAAGCCGCAGCCGCCTACGGCCTGACTCCCTGCTATTTAAAGCTGTCGGACATCAATCCCGGCTCCGGTTACAGCATCGCCTATATCAAGGATCCCCGCGGTTATAAGAGAATGGCCGTACCGATTCCCAAAGCCATCCATAACCGTGCCATATATCCTCCCGGAAACGCCGGAACCGAGCGGCTGGCCGCCTGCGGGGTGAAGGTGTTCAACCGGTGCAGCCGGTACGGCAAGGATGAGATTCACCGGCTGCTGGAGCTCGATTCCGGGCTTCGCCAACATCTTCCCGATACGGATGCTGGAAACGGGGGATTAAAGAGAATGATGGAACGGCATTCGGATCTTATTCTGAAGCCCCGCCGGGGAAGTGTCGGAAAAGGGGTCATGCGTCTGAGACGCGAAGACAAGGAAAGCTGGGCCTTGGATTATCTGCATAATGGACAAATGATCACGGCGGATATCGATCCCTACAGACTCCCGTTTGCGCTGCTGGACCGTATTGACGCCGAATCTTATCTGATCCAGGAGCGCATTCCGCTTGCGGAGGCGGGCGGACGCCCCTTTGACTTGCGAGTCACGGTCCAGCGCGGATGGGGCGGCGAATGGGCAGTCACCGGCCTCTTCGCCAAGCTGGCGCCTATCGGCGGCTTTGTCTCCAACATCGCCCGCGGCGGGGAAGCGGCGGAAGCCGCTTATGCGCTGGAGCAGGCCTTTCCCGGCCGCGCCGCCGCCCACTACCGCATGTCGGCCGCGGGGTTGGCCCTTGCGGTAGCGCACTGTCTGGAGCGCAGTCTGCCCGGGCTGGCCGATATCGGGCTCGACATCGCCCTGACACGGGACGGACAGCTTTATTTCATTGAATGCAACGGACGCGACCAGCGGTACGGATTCTACAAGGCGGGGCTGCCGGAGATCTGGAAGGAGAGCTACCGGCGTCCGATGGGGTATGCCCGTTATTTGCTGGACGGCGGAGGGATGCAATAA
- a CDS encoding IS110 family transposase yields MEPVIGVDVAKGFSVIQAFLKRNEPWGKAISISHEQSGFEQLGEILTELQAQTGISPAVVLEATGHYHRGLVTYLERSGWTYFIVNPLQAKRAKGTQLRKVKTDATDAWHLAEMYYRGDVTAHRTWEEDYLELQHVTRQHEFITGMFVQAKLNMRALLDQVFPGYEKVFRNLFSVTSLYVLARCLEGQTEDLHVVIRKSAGKSHSEKWVEAKAETLREVMSRWGEQPRSRAQTSVLRSMVDLVLVFTDQLSELEKQMNEMARGLPEVELVKSIPGIGDKLAAAIVAEIGDVRQFKEAKQLVAFAGLDPGIFSSGKFIATSSRITKRGSKRLRRALYLAVQCGIRGRTNPRIREYYDKKRKEGKPYKVVVIACANKLLHHVYAILCKQQPFQT; encoded by the coding sequence ATGGAACCTGTTATAGGAGTAGATGTGGCCAAGGGATTCAGTGTCATACAAGCTTTTTTAAAGCGGAACGAGCCTTGGGGGAAGGCGATAAGCATCTCGCATGAGCAAAGCGGATTTGAGCAATTGGGGGAGATTCTGACGGAACTGCAGGCACAGACAGGGATTTCTCCAGCTGTCGTTCTGGAAGCGACCGGTCATTATCATCGTGGACTTGTCACCTATCTGGAACGTAGTGGATGGACGTATTTTATCGTTAATCCGCTGCAGGCCAAGCGGGCGAAAGGCACTCAGTTAAGAAAGGTAAAGACGGATGCAACAGATGCTTGGCATTTGGCTGAGATGTATTACCGGGGAGATGTGACTGCGCACCGGACTTGGGAGGAGGATTATCTAGAGCTCCAGCATGTGACGCGGCAGCATGAGTTTATAACCGGAATGTTTGTGCAAGCGAAGTTAAACATGAGGGCCTTGCTGGATCAAGTGTTCCCGGGATACGAGAAGGTGTTTCGCAATCTATTCTCGGTAACCTCTCTGTACGTGCTGGCTCGCTGTCTGGAAGGTCAAACTGAGGATTTGCATGTGGTCATCCGAAAAAGTGCAGGGAAATCACATTCTGAGAAGTGGGTAGAAGCTAAGGCGGAAACCCTTAGAGAAGTGATGTCCCGCTGGGGTGAACAACCAAGAAGTCGCGCTCAAACCTCCGTTCTCCGCAGTATGGTGGACTTAGTTCTAGTGTTTACAGATCAATTAAGCGAACTGGAGAAGCAGATGAATGAGATGGCAAGGGGTCTTCCGGAGGTTGAGCTCGTGAAGAGTATACCTGGAATCGGAGATAAGCTCGCAGCCGCAATTGTCGCAGAGATCGGAGATGTACGGCAGTTTAAAGAAGCCAAACAACTGGTAGCTTTTGCAGGTTTAGACCCTGGAATATTCAGCTCCGGCAAATTCATAGCGACCAGCTCCAGAATTACAAAACGCGGCTCCAAGAGGCTTCGTCGGGCGTTATATCTAGCCGTACAGTGCGGTATTCGAGGAAGAACAAACCCAAGGATACGGGAGTATTACGACAAAAAAAGAAAAGAGGGCAAGCCCTACAAGGTGGTCGTGATCGCTTGCGCCAACAAGCTACTCCATCACGTGTACGCCATCCTCTGTAAGCAGCAGCCCTTCCAAACTTAA
- the gpmA gene encoding 2,3-diphosphoglycerate-dependent phosphoglycerate mutase: MYEIVLIRHGESEYNRQNLFTGWSDPDLTEKGIHEAKEAGRMLKEAGYTFDLAFASVLKRSIKTLHLILEELNLLWIPVQKSWKLNERHYGALQGLSKSETAVKYGDEQLQIWRRSLSVRPPLLEPDDPRYARNDRRYQEVRPGDIPRGESLEDTVHRVGDFWGNRIVPLVRKKERVLISAHGNTLRALIKYMEDIDEAALLHLNIPTGIPLVYELDDDVKPIRRFYLGEPEKVEAKAREVANQGKVSE, translated from the coding sequence ATGTATGAAATCGTGTTGATACGCCATGGGGAGAGCGAATACAACCGGCAGAATCTGTTTACCGGCTGGAGCGATCCGGATCTGACGGAGAAGGGGATACATGAGGCCAAGGAAGCGGGCAGAATGCTTAAGGAAGCCGGTTATACGTTCGACCTCGCCTTTGCCTCGGTGCTTAAGCGTTCCATCAAGACGCTCCATCTGATCCTGGAAGAGCTGAATCTGCTGTGGATTCCCGTGCAAAAATCGTGGAAGCTGAACGAACGGCATTACGGCGCGCTGCAGGGACTCAGCAAGTCGGAGACGGCGGTAAAATACGGCGATGAGCAGCTGCAGATTTGGCGTCGCAGCCTGTCGGTCCGGCCGCCGCTGCTGGAGCCGGACGATCCGCGCTACGCGAGAAACGACAGACGTTACCAGGAGGTGCGTCCCGGCGATATCCCCCGCGGCGAGAGCCTGGAGGACACGGTCCACCGGGTCGGCGACTTCTGGGGAAACCGGATCGTGCCGCTCGTCCGCAAGAAAGAGCGTGTGCTGATTTCGGCGCACGGCAACACGCTGCGCGCGCTGATCAAGTATATGGAGGATATTGACGAGGCCGCGCTGCTGCACCTCAATATTCCGACCGGCATTCCTCTCGTCTACGAGCTGGACGACGATGTGAAGCCGATCCGCCGGTTCTATCTCGGCGAGCCGGAGAAGGTGGAGGCCAAGGCCCGCGAGGTGGCGAACCAGGGCAAGGTAAGCGAATAA
- a CDS encoding SET domain-containing protein, with translation MFEVKVSKLSNGEFNRGIFATRDIEKGELIHEAPVIPYPNEDHEFIEKTILSDYVFQYGANHTAVLLGYGSLFNHSYTPNATYDINFKNHTFDFYSYTDIKAGEEILINYNGDVDCNDPLWFYETD, from the coding sequence ATGTTCGAGGTAAAAGTTTCGAAGCTTAGCAACGGGGAGTTCAATAGAGGTATATTTGCAACACGAGACATCGAAAAGGGTGAGCTTATACATGAAGCGCCGGTCATTCCGTATCCCAATGAGGACCATGAGTTCATAGAAAAAACCATACTTTCAGATTATGTGTTTCAATATGGCGCCAACCATACCGCCGTTCTCCTGGGCTATGGCAGCTTGTTCAATCATTCCTATACTCCCAATGCCACGTATGATATCAACTTCAAGAATCACACATTTGACTTCTATTCGTACACGGACATCAAAGCGGGGGAGGAGATACTAATCAACTATAACGGTGATGTCGATTGCAATGATCCTCTATGGTTTTATGAGACCGATTAG